A segment of the Puniceicoccaceae bacterium genome:
GAGCATGATTCAAAAGCTACTCATGCAATACGTGTATATCAAATAGAAAGTATCTTCGCCTGAATGCGGACAGGCTGAACTGTAAAGGCGGATTCTGGTGGAGATATCGGCCAAACAGGATAGGGTATCTATTACCCAAGGGAACGCCCATCCCTGATATTCCACTGATACCCATGACCCTTTTGAAGATTCGACGCCTGACAATGCTGACGGTGTTTGTCAGCAGTTCCCTCGCGTTTTCCCAGACTGAGACTCCGGATTCGGATGCGGCGGAGGATGAAGTCATTCTCACGCAGCCTTGGTTTGGATATGAGTGGATCGTTCCCGAATTTGAAGACATCTCCGTGCACGATCCCTCCATCGTGGTTGCGGATGGACAGTTTTATGTGTTCGGCTCCCACCTGTCGGCGGCGAAGACGGAAGACTTCATGAAGTGGGATCGGGTGGCGGACCTCGTCTCCACGATCAACCCCTTGTTCGACAATGTCTTTGTCGAGCTTGCGGAAACCTTTCAGTGGGCGCAGACGCAAACCCTTTGGGCTGCGGATGTCATCCAGCTGGAAGATGGGAAGTATTACTTTTATTACAACGCATGCCGCGGCGATTCACCGCGCTCGGCGATGGGCGTTGCGGTTGCGGATTCGGTGGAAGGACTCTATGTTGACCAGGGCATCATCCTGAAATCAGGGCAATGGGGGCAGATCAGCGAAGATGGTGAGACGGTGTATGACGCAGTGGTCCACCCCAATGTGGTCGATCCGGACACCTTCTTTGATGATGAGGGAAAACTCTGGATGGTGTATGGCTCCTATTCGGGAGGCATTTTTATCCTGGAGATGGACCCGCTCACGGGACTGCCGGTCGAAGGGCAGGGGTATGGAAAACATCTCATGGGTGGCAACCACCAGCGCATTGAGGCCCCCCACATTCTCTACAGCCCGCACACAGGCTACTACTATTTGTTTGTGACCTTTGGCGGACTTGATGCGGTGGGTGGATACAACGTCCGTGTGGCGCGATCCCTGACTCCGGATGGACCCTACTTTGACATGGAGGGGAATGACATGCGGGATGTCATCGGTCCGACGGCCTTCAACGACGCGGCGATTGAACCCTATGGAGCCAAGCTCATGGGGAACTATCTCTATGTACCGACTCAAAACCAACTGGGCTATGTTTCTCCCGGGCACAGCACCTCCTACCTGAATGCGGAAACGGGACAGTATTTCCTGATCTTTCACACACGCTTTCCCTATCGGGGTGAATTCCACCAAGTGCGGGTGCATGAGATGTTTTTCAACGAAGACGGGTGGCCTGTGCTGGCTCCGCTCCGCTATGCTCCGCGCATCGACCTGTTGACATTGGAACCAGAACCTGAGTCCAGCGAAGGCATGGATGATCCTGGCGACAGTGCCGACGGTTCGAGCGATCCGACACAGGGAGAGGACGAGCCAGACCCAGCCGATGACGGCGTACAACCCGAGCCGGAGGAAACACCAATCGTGTATTACAGCGATCCGATTGAAACCTCACAGTTGCCGGGTGAATACCAATTTATTTTTCACGGCAAAGACATCACCTCTGAGATCAAGCGTTCACAGGAACTCTTTCTCTATGCAGACGGTACGCTGCGCACAGGATCGCTGGAAGGGAGCTGGCAGTTCTATGAGATAGAAGTCGTACCTGAAGTGCCGGAACCAGTTGAATCGGAGCAGGAGGCTCCGGTCGATCCATCAGATCCACCGGAATCGGGTGAGGATGGTGACCCGGGTGAGGAAGTTCCAATTGATAATCCGGTGCTGAAAAATATGATCCGACTTGAAATCGAATCCTTTGGCAGCTTCAAGGGTGTGGTTTCACTGCAATGGAATGAATTTCTGGAAGCGTTTACCGTGACCATTAGCGCGCTATCTGAGCAAGGGACCAGCATTTGGGGTGCGCGTTGGGCAGAGCTTCCGGTAACCAGCGAGCCTTGATTGTCGTTGCGGTTGATTAGGGCGAAAGAACGCTCAACTTGCATTGCAGCGCGAGTGTGGAGTTGTTGCTTGTCTCGGTGTCAGGCATGCACTAGCACAGAACGATGGAGCGCTTGGAAGAATCCTTTGATGCCTTGGTATTTGACATGGATGGCACGCTTGCCGATACGATGCCGACTCATTTTGTCGCGTGGAACCAAACGATGAACCGCTATGGAATCGCATTTCCGGAGGATCGGTTCTACGGACTTGGCGGAGTGCCAGCACCAGTCATTGTGAACATGCTGGCGCAGGAGCAGGGGGTGTCGCTCAATGCCGATGCCGTAGCGCACGAAAAGGAGGAGTTGTTTGTCAGCTTGCTGACACAGGTTCAACCCATCCAACCTGTGAAAACCATCGCTGAAGCACACCGAAGCCGCTTGCCGATGGCGATTGCAACGGGAAGTCCCCGCTGGTTGGCCAGTACGATCTTGAGCAATCTTGGCATTGCTTCCTGGTTTGAGGCAGTGGTAACGGCGGACGACATCACGCATCCCAAACCTGCGCCTGATGTGTTTCTTGAGGCGGCACGACGACTCGGTGTCGCTCCGGAGCGCTGCCTTGCGTTTGAAGATACCCAGCTGGGCATGCAGTCTGCGAGGGACGCTGGCATGCAGGTCATTGATGTTCTCACGTTATTGTGACATGGGTTGGAGGTTTTTGACAAAAGAAAGCAATCACTGATTCTACCTATCTGACTGTAATCTTATGCATGGTTTCGTCACGGATTTCTGGCATACCGTTTAATTGACAATCCTTTGCTGTTAAGATGCTTGATGCCACCCACAACCCTGCGGCTCGTGCCGAGATCTGGTTTTCAGAATTGCAGGCAATTGACAACGTTGCAGGGGTGTATCACTGGCTGGGGTGCAAACTGGTGGAGCTCGATGACCATTTGCTGTGCATTGGGGTTCGCAATGACCCCGTCCTGGACAAGGGCATTGTGGTCGCGTTTCACGGACTGGATCGGCACCATTTTGCGAGTCTGGTGAAGCTCCTGGGAGTGAATCCGATCGGCAAGGTTTACGGGAAGACTCCAGAGGCGCGGGAGTATTTTTTTTCGGATAAACGCCTGAGAGAATTTGATGGAAATCTGGTTCGCTTTTCAGGGGGACAAATCCCCGCATGGATTGCCCATACCATTGAGTGGTTATTTGCGATTCGAAAGGTCTACACCATCGCACTCCAACACGAGAACCTTGAGATGGGAACCCTGCTGCTGTTCCAAAGGGGAACGGTTCGCGAAATTCCAGCCTGGCAGATTGAAAAAATGGCGGATCTGGCCTCGTTTCGCATCCATGCGCTCTTGCCCTGCAGTCCTTCCGGAAATTCGCGACGTGCTACATTTGAACAGTCCCTCATTGCCAATCTCAATCACGAGATCCGCACCCCGCTTAATGGCATCCTCGGGCTGATCGGAGAAGTGCTCGAACAACGACCGGACGCCGCAGATTCAGGCGAGATGATAGAGGATGTGCAGAACTGTGCAAAGGATCTGCAACGCACCGTGGACAACCTGATCCTGATTTCGAGCCTTGAATCCCGTCAGGTTGAATGGAATCCGGAAGAGATGACGGTCGAGCAGGTGACGGTGCTTGTTCGTTCATGGCTCGACGATCTGGATGAAAGGTCAGCAAATCGTGTGATGCTCGAATCGCACATTCCTGCAGCTCAGTCGGGTCGACTGTGCATTGACTGGCATCTGTTCGCCCATGTGTTAAACGAGCTGGTGCACAATGCGCTGAAATTCTCAGAGGCGAGTGTGGAGATACGGGTAGAGGTCAGGGACCGAGCGATGTGGCTTGTAGTCTGTGATCGTGGGATTGGCATGGCTGCGAGTGAACAAAGGGAGGTGTTCCGAACGTTTCACCGAAGCGAACATGTGCGAAGTTCGAGAGGTGGAAATGGTGTGGGGCTGTCGATTGTGGATCACATTGTCCGGCTGCACGGCTTTGAGGTGATGCTGCATTCGCATGAGGGTGAAGGAACTGTCGTCGAAGTGCGCATGCCGCTTGAGTCCTTGCACGCCCTTTCGTGAGCACACAAATGGACTGAAATGGAATCGGAAGGGATTTATCGCCACTCGTGTTTGGGGTAGCGACCCTTCAACTCCTTTTTGATGGCCGGGTAGCTGGAGGACCAGAATGCGTCGAGATCGTCAGTAACCTGAACGGGTCGGTGATTGGGAGCGAGGATTTCGTAGACAACTGGCACTCGACCCGCGATTTTGATGGGACTCAGATCGTAGAGTTGTTGAATCCGCGCTGAAAGGATGGCTCGTGTCGACTCGTATCGAACCTTCAGCTTTCCGAGTGCGGTTTCGAGGTGTTCCGGTGCACAGTCATCCATCAGCGCCTGCTGTTCTGCACGCAGCCATTCCTGAATGGTGGGTAGAATTTCAACGGCTTGCAGTGCTTTTTCAGTGAGTGCGCCGTAGCAGACCTGTTCGAGCAACGTGATTCGGTCAGATGCTGTGATCGGAGCGATCTCATACTCCGGGAAATGATGGGCGACGAAATTGATGCGTTCGATATAGGCTTCGACACGGTGATTCCATGCCTTGAGCTTGAGCCTGCCCTCGATCACTTCCCGCGCAATGAGGTTGGCGGCAACTTCTTCATCGATCTCGGCGATCTCCTTGCTTTCCATCTCGATTTCCCGAAACTGCACGGACCGGGTCTGCCGCACGCGTTTCTGCCAGGGATCCCAATAGGCGGTTTCGCAGGTTTGAATCTGATCGGGAAACCATTGACTTATCCACTCTGGCTGCACGCTTGAGTTGCGCCCGAGCAGCACTTGCACGGACCCCTTCACTTGGCGTTCCTCCATTTCCAGCGAAACAAACCACTCGGCGTCGACAGCACTCTCGCGTCGGCGTGTTCCCTTTTTTCCATGAGCCAGAGCGCAGCGCAGGGTTCCTTGATCCAGGCGCCGTGCAAGGGAGTCTGAGAATGCAAGGAAGAGACACTTGCGAAAGGCGAACCAATCGCTCCGGTGCAGAGGTTCAATCGCAAGCCCCTGGCGGTCAGCGATCTGAAGGAACTGTTCGCTGGCTCTGACGGCTGCTCGAGCTGCACCGACGTGAATCCCAAGTTCGCGGCATCGGTCGGTGCTGAAGTTGGCCTGCTTTGCGATGAGAAAGGCCTTGAGTTCCATCAGCACGTCGGAATCGTGGGTTTCCTCATCACTGAGGGACTCGAGCCGGATCTGCATCTCATTCCGGTGTTGCAGGGGCAACAGGATGCTGCGGTCCTGGAGCATTGCAGCGGTGAAGGCTGCCAATTGAAGGCATTCGCGCTGGGATGCTTCGATGAACAGACGGGCATAGCGGGGATGCATGGGGAACTCCGCAAGCCGCTGACCGAGTGCAGTTATGCGGGGAAGCGAACCCGAAATGGCTCCGAGATCGCGGAGTACAGTCTGTGCATGCTGCAACTGCTCCGGATTTGGCACTTCGAACCAGCCAAAGGACTCCACCGCCACCCTTTCCGAGGCGTGCAGCATCAACAGGGTTTCACTGAGATCCACTCGCAAGATTTCGGGAGTTTCGTGGGGCGGGCGCTGATGGTGGTGGGACTTGGACCACAGACGGATGCAAGTGCCGGGGGCATCCCGACCGGCTCGACCCGCCCGTTGGGATGCGCTGGACTGACTGATCGGTTGAACCAGAAGTGAGTTCACCCCACGGCGTGGGTCATAGGTGGGAATGCGCGCCAGTCCGCTGTCGATCACCACCGTGATTCCCGGGATCGTCAGTGACGTTTCTGCGACGTTGGTTGAGACAATGACCTTGGGCCGTTTCCCTGGATCGATGGCCGCATCCTGAAGTTCAGGAGGGAGTTCTCCATGCAGTGCGTGCAGCTCAAACCCCTTGCTCTCCGGCATCGCTTCGATGGCGCGAATCGTGCGATGAATCTCCATCGCACCGGGCATGAATATCAGGTGGTTCCCCGTTTCTCCTGAGCGCACGGACTGGCGAAAGGCCTGTGCGGCACTCTCCCAGATGGGAGTTGGAGGTCGAGAGTTGGGTGGAGCGGTGTAGTGGATCTCGACGGGATGGGTGCGACCCTCGCACTTCAGGTGTGCGCACGGTTCCAGAAAGTTGCGAATCGCATCGCTTTCGAGGGTTGCGCTCATGACTCCGAGAATCAGATCGCTGCGTTGCTGGTGCTGCACCTGCCTGGCCATGGCAAGGCTGAGGTCGCTGTAGAGGTTGCGCTCGTGAAATTCGTCAAACAAGATGGCACCGACTCCCTGCAGGGAGGGGTCTGCAAAAATTTTGCGCAGCAGAATGCCTTCGGTCACAAGCATCAGACGTGTTTGAGCACTTGCAACGCGGTCGAAGCGGACGTGAAACCCCACCTCCTCTCCAGGCTTGCCCCCTCGTTCCCATGCGATTCGCCTGGCGAGCATGCGTGCGGCGATGCGCCTGGGCTGCAGCATGTAGATTACCTGATCCTTTGGGATGCACTGGGAATCCAGAAGAAATTGGGGAACCTGTGTGGATTTGCCAGACCCTGTGGGGGCTTCAAGGACAAAACTTCGCTCCTGCTTCAGAGCGGTAAGGAGTGGAGTGCGAATGGATTCAATCGGGAGGGACGCGTTGGCTTGCATGGCAACTCAACTCGAAGGATTGGGGCATTGCGCAGAGTCATCCTCCAGAAATTCCCAGTTTGCAAACGCGGCGGCTTGACCCCGATAGTTGCCGGAGTTGTCCTGCAAATTCCAGACGCTGGCATGGAAAATCCGAAACCTCCGACCTGTTGCCGAAATCCGGATACCGCTGTAGTCGTGAATGACGCCGTCGCGACTGACCGTGTTGAGCAAACGCATGCGCTCACCGCGCTCGGGCAATTCTGCAGAGTGCCTGGAAGGTGTGCGCGTGAAGCGATCCCAGTCCATTTCAAAGAGGTTCAGCGCAGTTGGATTGCCGTAGTTGAAGATGGGATCCATTTCAGTTCCATGGGATACAATCGCCATGGCACTGTTGGAAAACGCTCGAAGCGCATCAGCGGGGGATGCGACATCGGAAATGAGAGGGCGTCCGGCACGCTGCAGAAAACTTTGGTGCAGCATCCAGATGTGAGCCTCCAGGGCATGGGGGTTACCTGAAACCGAATCTCTCATGTCAATCTGATCGAAACGCAAAGCACCGGTCAGCTCAAGCGTAAGCTGAAACCACCTTCAGTCTGAGCAGACTCAGCGGGCAGTGACAGGGCAATCAGGTTTGCAGGTAGGATTTCCCACGATAAAATGATGCCAGCACTGTGAACAGCAGGGCGGCAATGGTCATGAGGCCTGCGAACACCCAGAAAAAGGTCTCGAGCGACAGCGACTGCAGGGGTGCCAAAAAGGCAACGAGCACATTTCCGAATGTTACGCACAACAGCCAGAATCCCATGATTGTGGATTTCATGGAGCGAGGCGCCTGTGTGTAGGCGAATTCGAGTCCGGTGATGGAAATCAACACCTCCGCGACCGTAATGAGGGCGTAGGGCAGCAGTTGCCAAAGCACTGGCAGGTTGCCGGGGCCGACGGAGTCGATGCGGGCCTGGATGAGGGCGACTGCCACAAAGGAAACTGCGGCAATGAACATGCCAATGCTCATGCGGTGCAGGGGTTTGAGCGGACGTCCCGCTCGCTCCAATGGATTGTAGACAAACACATTGAGCAACGGGATGATGATCATCACCAGCAGGGGATTCAGCGCGGCGATTTGTGCGGGAAGCAGGTCGAGAGTCCGGCTTCCTCCCTGGGTCCACTGCATCACGAGTGTGACAGCACCCCAAATCGCAAGGGTCACGGGAAGACCGATGCGAAGGGATTTTGGGAGGCTGACATTGGAAACCCAACAGAACAGCCAAACCGCTCCAAAAAGAGCGCCGATGATGGTTGCGGGAAGGATCCACCACGACCAGAGCATTGCGGGAACCGTCAGCTGCAGGTTCATTGCCTTGGCCTGCTCGACCCAGGTGGACGAGTGCTGATCAAACAAGGCCCAGAAGACGGAAACCATGGAGAACACGACCATGATGCGCAGCACTGCAGGAGGGCCTTCAGCGGCTTCCTCTCCAAAGTGACGCCGTGCCGGTCCCCAGAAGTCCTCTCCGGGCTGGCGTTGTTTGCGATGGCGAACACTGTAGAACATCACTGCGAGAAAACCCGTATCCTCCTTGATCTTCTGACGCACGTGGGCGAGGGCGAATCCGGCAACCAATGTCACAAATCCCAGTGCGGCCACCCACCAGTATTGCAGTGCCACCTGTCCCAGTGCTCCCATGAGCATGCTGCTGCCTCCTTCGGTGAGAGCGTGAACGATGTTTTCAGATTCTTCGAGAGCGACATAGACTCCCAGCAGCAGTGGCAGTACCAGCAGGGTGGATGCGAAAAAATCGATGCGTCCCAATCTGCCGCCGGGATTGGGTGGGACCTTGACAAATTTGTTTCGGCCAAGCCAGAAAACCAGTGCTGCAATCGCCATGAGAATGCCGGGAACCCCAAACGCGACCTCGGGTCCGAAGCGTTTGTAAATCCACGGCGTGAGGATGCTGGCAAAAAAGGAACCAAAGTTGATGATGAAATAGAAGATCTGGAATACTTTGCTGACCAGATGGCTGTTTTTGGAGGTGAACTGGTCCCCGACATTGGCGGAGACGCAGGGTTTGATGCCGCCAGAGCCGATGGCGATGAAGGCGAGTCCGGCGATGATGGCGTATTCTGCCCCCACGAGATTATTCATCGATGCAAAGCGACCGCCCAGCGCCAGGATGGCGTGTCCTGCCACATAAATCAGCGATACCCAGAAGATGACACGGTATTTTCCGAGCAGACGATCAGCGAGAATGGCACCGATCATGGGGAAGAGGTAGACTCCGGCCATGAAAAGGTGCGTCCATTGGGTTGCCTTGATCTTTGCCTGAGATAACAACTCGGGATCTGCGCTGCCCTCGGCGACAAATCCGATGAAGAGGGCAGTGAGGTAAATGTAGAGGATCTGGCGCATGCCGTAATAGCTGAAGCGCTCCGCTCCTTCGTTGCCGACGATGTAGGGCATGCCCGCAGGGAAGCGGTTGTCCCGAACAGGGGTTGATGGATCATCCGCAATTTTTTGCATGCGCAGATTTATGCCGTGCACCCGAATATGTGCGAGGAAAATATTGCATTAGCAGTGATTCTGGGGGCTGAGTTTCAGAAAATAATCTGAAAAAACCTTCTGTTCGATGGGGGTTTCCCATCACCCGCATTTGGTTGGACGTATTGTGACGGGTTTCCAGTGAGCGAGAATCTGCCCTTTGAACGTTGTCTTACCCTTCGCAGATGTCCGTGATGGCGTCCTTACAAATCGCAAGTTGCCAAAATCAAAAAACTGGCATAGCTTCTTCAAACTTGAAGGAGTGGTCGCAGCATTGATTCAACTTTTTGTTCCACGCTCGTTCCCATCTCCCCAAGTTTCCCGACCTTCTGTCCTGCCTTTCGGGAAACTTGGGTCCCCTCAGGGTTTAACCCGTGAAACCGGGAAGTGAGTGCACAGGGTTGAGGAATGTGCAGAGCACCCATACCCACCCAATGCTTACCCCTACTGATCGTGAACTCGAACGAATCCATTCTGGACGATTCAGACATGCAATGGGTCGATTCGCAGGTTTATTACCTGCGCATGGAACGTCGTCCTGAACCTCAGCTTGCCTGCGACTCGCACCTGCAGGTGCAGCGTCTTGCCAGACCAGTGGATGTGGGTTATTACCTCGAATTGTACCAGCGGGTAGGACTGGCGCATCACTGGGTAGACCGACTGGTGATTCCGCTCTGCGAACTGGATGCATTGCTCAATCGGGATGAAGTGGAGATCTGGGTGTTCCTCCATGATGAACAACCCTGCGGTTATGTCGAATTGGTCAGGGGCAGCGATCAGGTGGAGATTCTGTATTTTGGCTTGTTCCCTGAATTTGCAGGTCGTGGCCTGGGAACTTCGTTTTTACGCAGGGCGGTCGAGTTGGCGTGGAGCAGTGAACCGCAATGGGTGGAACTCAATACCTGTGATCTCGACAGTGATCGTGCGCTTGAGGTCTATCAGCGGGTTGGATTTGAGGTGTATACCACCCGCATGGAAAAACGGCGCTCGATGAGCTGATGTCCCGCCTGTTTGGTGCGCTGTTGGCATGCACAGGAAAAATGACAGGGATTTGGAAGAAAAACGAAGAGTTATGCGTTTTGCAGGTATGCGAAAGTCCCGAATTTTCAGTAATGTATTGACCGCTCGGGCATTTTTGGGAATTCCCGTGTTCGCGCTGACCGTTATGACCATGAGTGCAGATAAACCGCAATACAACGAACTGACCCCTGAGCAGGAGTGGGTGATCCTTCAGAAAGGAACCGAGCGTCCCGGAACGGGTGAGCTACTCCACAACAAGGAGTCCGGCACTTACTTGTGCGCTCGCTGCAATGCACCGCTCTATGAGAGTGAGGATAAGTTTGAGTCCTTTTGTGGATGGCCGAGTTTTGACGATGAAATTGAGGGTGCCGTGCGCAAGGTGACAGATGCCGATGGCCGCCGCATCGAGATTCTCTGCGAGAATTGTGGAGGCCATCTCGGGCATGTGTTTCATGGAGAGGGGTTTACTCAGAAAAACACGCGCCATTGTGTGAACTCGCTGTCCATGCGCTTTGTGCGGAAGGGCGAGCCACTGCCCAAGGTCATTCGCAGCAAACCGTGAGCCTTTCAGGTGTGGGTATGCGCAGACTGATGGCAGTTGCTCATACAATGTTTGTTTTAGATACTGAACCCAGGATTTCAAAAAACACCGTTTGGCAGATGCCGAACTCAAAACGCTCCGATCCATCGGAGCTACAAACCCCGACGAGTCGGGGACATAAAAGCTTTCTGGCGCTGTGCAACAGCGTTATGTGGACCATAGGCCTTGTAGGCTGGCATTCGCCAGCCGATGTTATAGGATTCAGTTGTTTAAGCCATAAAGGGTATGAGCAAGTGCGCGAGAGAATACCCAAAATCCACGGACTGATCCTGTTTTGGGAACTCAGTGAGCTGAGGATGGGGCGCGAGCTGGAAGCTCCCGCTACGATTGGGAGCAACGGTTTGAATTTCTTTCGCGCCACCCATCTGTTTGCTATCCGTGGACAATTCCCTCTGAAGTGGCTGACGCTACGCGTATAGTCGTGATTTGAGTAAAACGTCGAACGTGAGAGTTGACCAAAATCGATGGTTGGCGTATTTTTCGCGTCATGAGTGAGATTATTTTTGAAGTCTTGGAAGACGAGATTGACGGAGGTTTCACGGCTTCAGCTTTGGGTTATGGGATCCATACCCAAGGAGATGATTTAGATGAGTTGAGAGCCAACGTCAAAGAAGCAGTTGAATGTCATTTTGACGAGACTATGGATGCTCCCAAAATGATCGACCTTTGCCCCCAATCCTTCGGCAGATACCGAACTCAAAACGCTCCGATCCATCGGAGCTACAAACCCCGACGAGTCGGGGACATAAAAGCTTTCTGGCGCTGTGCAACAGCGTTATGTGGCCATAGGCCTGTAGGCTGGCATTCGCCAGCCGATGTTATAGGATTCAGTTGTTTAAGCCATAAATTGTATCAGCTGCCTTAGTCGGTTTCCTGCTGCATGAGTTTCAGGTAGTCGGTCAATACCTCATGGGCGTGCTGGAAATCGTGTTCGTGCACGGCGACGCGCACCATTCCGATGGAGGGATTGAACATGGGGTAGAGCGCAGAGATTTGTTCATCCCAAACGTGTGCCTGAATGCCTTCGTTTTCGAGAAACGAGACTGCAAGATGGGCCTGTTCGAGTGTGGCAAACTGATGAAGCACTTTCATGTCGCGCGGGTAGGGGTAAGGTGCTCGTCCTATACAAGGATGCAAGCTATGCCAAACGATTGGGAATACTGTGTTTTCCACGGGTCAGTCTGGATCGACTGCTGTGGCGACCGAACGGTGGCGACGCCGGTAGGCTCCTGGAGTTTCCCCAAGCTGACGGCGAAAGGCCCGCGAAAATGAGGAGACATTGTCGTATCCACACTCTGCAGCGATCTCGCTGATGTTGAGGGTGGAATTGGACAGCAGCTGTGCCGCACGGTTGACCTTGATTTTGAGCAGGAACTCGTTGGGTGAGAGTCCGAAATGGGAGTGGAAATAGCGCTCAAGGGTGGAAACCGAAAAGTGGCTTTCCTCCGCAAGTTCCCGCACGGTGATTTTCTGAGAAAGACCCTTGCTGATGCGGTTGACGATGTGAGTGAGTGCGGCGTACTCGTGGGGAAGCGGAACCTCGGCGTCCATTTTGCGGGAGATGCCTGCGGTTCCGATGATCTCTCCATCGTGGGAGTAAACGGGAAGCTTTGTAGTTTGACGCCATTCTACGACGCCCTCGGGCGTGAGAACGAGTTCGGGTTTGTTGCGGATCGGAATGCCCTGCTTCAGCACTTGGTCGTCATCATGCATGTAGTTACTTGCCAGTTCGTTGGGGAAGCAATCTGCATCGCGTTTGCCAAGAATCATGGCCTTGGGACGCTGCGCCTGATCGGCAAGTGCCTGATTGATAACGAGGAAACGTCCGGCTTCATCTTTCACCCAGAACACCACATCGGGCAACATATCCCACAGCTCCGATACCACCGGGTCGGGGCGCATGCGTTCAAGAAAACGGGCGACCTTCTGGACAACGCTCGGGTGGGGTTCGCGGTGCATGGTTAGGGTAACTAAAGGATGGGAAGCAGGATCAATGCGCTGATTCGGGTGGTTTGCGCCAGCGCCAGAGCAGCACCGAAATGGCAGCAATCGAACCCACCCAAAGCAGCAGGAATAACCAGTCCCGGGTGATGCGGTGAAAGATGTCGGACACCAGTTGCTGGGAAACGTAGCTCAGCACCTTCGGTTTCATGAGGAAACGACTGAGGTAAGGCGGATGAAGTGATGTGGTGGAAAACGAAGCTGCACTTTCCGCATCGATCCAGCGCACGTGGATGCGACATTGAAAGTCAGTCTGCATCAGGCTCGGGTTGAGATCGATTCGAATGAGATCAATGCGCTTGCTCTCGTCGCCCAAGGCGCGCAAAAAATCCCTGAAGTTGAGTTGCACTGCAAGGGGTTCTCCGTTGGGGGAGAAGGGTACGAGGTAATAGCCCTTGAATTCTTCGCTGAATCCGCGCAGTTCGCCAGCCCAGAAGATCTCAGCGTAGAGGTGGCGATTGAGCACGTGACGACCCTCTATCGTGATTTCGAGCACGGGATGGGTGTCAGGATTGATTTCTCCCGCACGCAGCACAAGGTAGGGATCACCTGCGATTGGGCGAACCCATCCGGATTCATCCACTTGAACATCGTTACTGGTGTGGAGGGGAAGTTCTGCCCGGATCGGCAGTGCGACGAAGGCAAGCAGGCAGGAAAGGATCGCGTAGATCGAGCGGGGGCGTCGTTGCATGGTCAGGCCTTATTGGATGTTGTGGGAATGGTGCGACGGAGCGCGATCACGATCATGAAGATCAGGGTGGCGGCGTAGACACTGCGGCCCGCAAAGATGAGATGATGCATGGTCATGGCACTGCCCTTGAGCAGTTGAAGCTCTGCGATGGCAGGAATGATAGGGAGATTGGTCCAGAACAGGGAGGACGGCATCGCCAGCCACTGGGTGAATACGCCGAGGTCGGATGCGACCAGCCAGAATGCAATCCAGGTCAGACAGAAAAGTGCGAGCGCACGGGCAAAGTCGATGTTTCGGGCTGCAAGGAAAGTAAAGGGGACAAACCCCCACGAGACATAGTGAACGGTGTGAATGGAGGTGGCAAAAA
Coding sequences within it:
- a CDS encoding glycoside hydrolase family 43 protein, whose product is MTLLKIRRLTMLTVFVSSSLAFSQTETPDSDAAEDEVILTQPWFGYEWIVPEFEDISVHDPSIVVADGQFYVFGSHLSAAKTEDFMKWDRVADLVSTINPLFDNVFVELAETFQWAQTQTLWAADVIQLEDGKYYFYYNACRGDSPRSAMGVAVADSVEGLYVDQGIILKSGQWGQISEDGETVYDAVVHPNVVDPDTFFDDEGKLWMVYGSYSGGIFILEMDPLTGLPVEGQGYGKHLMGGNHQRIEAPHILYSPHTGYYYLFVTFGGLDAVGGYNVRVARSLTPDGPYFDMEGNDMRDVIGPTAFNDAAIEPYGAKLMGNYLYVPTQNQLGYVSPGHSTSYLNAETGQYFLIFHTRFPYRGEFHQVRVHEMFFNEDGWPVLAPLRYAPRIDLLTLEPEPESSEGMDDPGDSADGSSDPTQGEDEPDPADDGVQPEPEETPIVYYSDPIETSQLPGEYQFIFHGKDITSEIKRSQELFLYADGTLRTGSLEGSWQFYEIEVVPEVPEPVESEQEAPVDPSDPPESGEDGDPGEEVPIDNPVLKNMIRLEIESFGSFKGVVSLQWNEFLEAFTVTISALSEQGTSIWGARWAELPVTSEP
- a CDS encoding beta-phosphoglucomutase family hydrolase; translation: MERLEESFDALVFDMDGTLADTMPTHFVAWNQTMNRYGIAFPEDRFYGLGGVPAPVIVNMLAQEQGVSLNADAVAHEKEELFVSLLTQVQPIQPVKTIAEAHRSRLPMAIATGSPRWLASTILSNLGIASWFEAVVTADDITHPKPAPDVFLEAARRLGVAPERCLAFEDTQLGMQSARDAGMQVIDVLTLL
- a CDS encoding HAMP domain-containing sensor histidine kinase; translated protein: MLDATHNPAARAEIWFSELQAIDNVAGVYHWLGCKLVELDDHLLCIGVRNDPVLDKGIVVAFHGLDRHHFASLVKLLGVNPIGKVYGKTPEAREYFFSDKRLREFDGNLVRFSGGQIPAWIAHTIEWLFAIRKVYTIALQHENLEMGTLLLFQRGTVREIPAWQIEKMADLASFRIHALLPCSPSGNSRRATFEQSLIANLNHEIRTPLNGILGLIGEVLEQRPDAADSGEMIEDVQNCAKDLQRTVDNLILISSLESRQVEWNPEEMTVEQVTVLVRSWLDDLDERSANRVMLESHIPAAQSGRLCIDWHLFAHVLNELVHNALKFSEASVEIRVEVRDRAMWLVVCDRGIGMAASEQREVFRTFHRSEHVRSSRGGNGVGLSIVDHIVRLHGFEVMLHSHEGEGTVVEVRMPLESLHALS
- the hrpB gene encoding ATP-dependent helicase HrpB, which translates into the protein MQANASLPIESIRTPLLTALKQERSFVLEAPTGSGKSTQVPQFLLDSQCIPKDQVIYMLQPRRIAARMLARRIAWERGGKPGEEVGFHVRFDRVASAQTRLMLVTEGILLRKIFADPSLQGVGAILFDEFHERNLYSDLSLAMARQVQHQQRSDLILGVMSATLESDAIRNFLEPCAHLKCEGRTHPVEIHYTAPPNSRPPTPIWESAAQAFRQSVRSGETGNHLIFMPGAMEIHRTIRAIEAMPESKGFELHALHGELPPELQDAAIDPGKRPKVIVSTNVAETSLTIPGITVVIDSGLARIPTYDPRRGVNSLLVQPISQSSASQRAGRAGRDAPGTCIRLWSKSHHHQRPPHETPEILRVDLSETLLMLHASERVAVESFGWFEVPNPEQLQHAQTVLRDLGAISGSLPRITALGQRLAEFPMHPRYARLFIEASQRECLQLAAFTAAMLQDRSILLPLQHRNEMQIRLESLSDEETHDSDVLMELKAFLIAKQANFSTDRCRELGIHVGAARAAVRASEQFLQIADRQGLAIEPLHRSDWFAFRKCLFLAFSDSLARRLDQGTLRCALAHGKKGTRRRESAVDAEWFVSLEMEERQVKGSVQVLLGRNSSVQPEWISQWFPDQIQTCETAYWDPWQKRVRQTRSVQFREIEMESKEIAEIDEEVAANLIAREVIEGRLKLKAWNHRVEAYIERINFVAHHFPEYEIAPITASDRITLLEQVCYGALTEKALQAVEILPTIQEWLRAEQQALMDDCAPEHLETALGKLKVRYESTRAILSARIQQLYDLSPIKIAGRVPVVYEILAPNHRPVQVTDDLDAFWSSSYPAIKKELKGRYPKHEWR